In the Rhea pennata isolate bPtePen1 chromosome 4, bPtePen1.pri, whole genome shotgun sequence genome, tttctctgtagaGCACGGATACACATCACATTAAGAAACGGGAATAAAATGGGCCTGAAACCACCTGAGCCCCTGTTATCGTTCCCTTGCGTGCAGTAACCCCTTGTAGGGCTCCTCCGGACTAGGGGAAGTATATCTGTTTTAAATGCTAGAGCATAGCCAGgacaaactgcatttttaacGTGGATCAGCAAGTCAAGGCAAGCCACTGGTTCTGTTATACATCCAGTTTTCCCAGACAgcacaagatttttaaaatgctttagttAAAACTCTTTTAGCAAacacctttttaaaatacagtgcaaGGGCCTATCCCAGTCCTTACTGGAGCCAACAGGAGTCTGTCTGCTGGCCTCTTAGGTGTGGGCTAGGCCAGGCCCTCCATCTATAAAACGAGGGAGTACTAGCCAAAGTTTTCAGTCCACGAGTGTCTCGTGGGTAGGTGGATCTTAGCTGGACTAGCATCAAGGGCAGGGGCAGACGAGCAAGGAGGCCGGTGCTGCCTGCCAGCCCGGAGTCCCGCACTGCCATCacgcagccgccgccgcggcgcctcccgctCCTCAAGAGGGACGCGGGCTTGAGGACCGAGTCTCTGCTGTCTTGGTAAAGCTTCCTCCAAATACTCTGTATTGGGACCAAGTACTAGAGAGGTAGATTTTAATAGGTTTGGggggttgtgtttttttttctccttactaTGGTGCTGATGTATatgtaatgttaaaaaaaaaaaaagttatttgtaaatatgtttttacaATTCTACAGATATCACTGGGTCTActatctgtaaaatatatacatataaatatatatatatatatatatatatactgtttgtttaaaatagagtatttttatttcattccttaACTCATCCTTCCTGCAGTGGTATTGCACTCCAGATGACATCTAATTACTAATTTGTACTGTATCCCTGACAGCAACTTGCTccattttattcagatttttctagttttctgtttttactttgtACATGAAGCATTGCTTATTTCCTTTTAAGACCTGTACAGAGctctgaaaatgtagaaaagacCTGATGTTAACATAccacttttaaagaaaaggaaaagaaaaaaaaacaaacgaaaaataaaataaaataaatacaagatgGTTATCTGAGTCCTGTCCCAGTCTGGTTTACGGCGCTCTCGTACCACTGCGGCGCCCCCACCCCTATTCCCCCCGCCCGCACGGCGCGCGCGCTCCCAACGGTCGCGGCAACGGCAGCGCTAACGGTAACCGTAACGGTCGCgctggcggccgccgcgggccaGCCCTGGGGTGCGGGGAGGGGGACGAGCCCGGTCCGCGAGGTCTGCTGTGACAGCAGCAGTTTAACTTCCCGGTGGTTTTGCTggcagggccgcgccgcccgccctgAGTAGCGCCGGGAGGCGCCCTGCAGCTTCGCGCCGGCGCGAGTGCTCAGCCACCGCCTAGGCACGCTGgaaggggggtggggagggagggttACCGTGTGCAGGTGGGAGAGTTTCTGTGATTACTGTGTGGTAAGTACTTACTCAGGTGTGTGCTGTTATTTGAGGTCATTTTACACTTTTCTGTGAGCAAGGTAAGCTATTAAAACTGCATGTGTTCAGAGGTAAAATTTGCACTTGTGCAGTTACTATGGGGGAGCATGCCATAATAATTCAGTCCCATTAGAGGCAGTGGCTCCCATTTTGCACGTTTTGCTGCATGATGTGCTGAGCAGTGAGCAAGGAAATGCTTTCGGGGAAGATACAAGATGAAGAACTGAGGATGTAGGAGTCTGGTGGCTGGGATCTGGAGAAATGAGGTATAGTGGAAGAAAGAGATGTGGGGTTAGACATGCAAGGTGGAAAAAAGAGTTGAGGAAACAGAGGAGGAGGTAAAAGTACATGTTTAGAGTGGTTCCCCAGGCTGCTACTATCACCTGCTACTGATACAGCATGGGAATTCTGTGGTCAGAAACCTGTGGAAAGTATGTATGGACTTATGATGCATACGAGCTGGTTTAGATATAAGCATGCCATGTAGCCTTCAAGGCTCAACACCAGTATCTGTGTTTGCAGCCTACTGAGAGTCAGGTGGATTAGACATTGGACCTCTGTTCTTCTTGCACAGCTTGTGGGAGACCAAGAGTTTAGAAGTCAGGGAGGCCCAGCTCTAAGTACAACCTTTAAGGTAAGgttctcttttctccttaatGGACAACCTTTACTATTTTAGATGTAGATATAGGGCACAAAGAAGTAGAGTGGCCCAGGTCAATGTGACCTGGCAGAGTGACTCCTCAGCATATGCTAGCAGAGAGCTTGCTGGGGAAAGGTGCTTTCAGCATAAGGCTCCTAGGTATGTATTGACTTTGAAAATATAGCAGGGACCATTTTTGGTTCTGGTCATGACAAGCAGATGAATATTTGCATCAGACTTGTGATGTATGTTGAATGTGCAGCCTCATACTAACCTGATCAGCAAGAAGCAGGCGGGAGGGAAAAGGTGGGGTTCTCAGTAGATCTAAACTAAATACTCTTACTGACATCGACAGAATATATCAGTTACAGGTGTGTTTTGGTTTAAATTATAGGTGAGTCGGTCTTTAACAGAGTTTTGGGTCTTAGATATTCTGTTCTAGtgcactgaaaaaaagcagtgacaCATTCAGAAGATAGGTGGTATCCTCAACTTTATGTCCACTTCTGCCTTGTCATGAGCTGGAACAGATCATAGAAGCTTCATCCTATGGTTATCCATAAGCACTGTGGCTTATGCTACTAGATGATACATTATTGCCTTACACCCACACTTTTTTGGCATGTGAAATTGGCCTATGTGACAGCAGTTTATTCCTTTTGGTGGAGtaggtggggttttttttgggggggggaggaaagtTTCCTGTAGATATGCTAGAGTAAGTTTGGAATGGaataatttcagaagcaaagacCTACTTGAACACAGCTAGCTATCTTTGGATTCTCTCTAGTAAGTATTTCAAGCCTGTAATGTAATTTGGACCTTTgtattgtttttccttctggtggcagcacatcctgctgccTGTGACTGTCTCAGGGTGCCACTGGCAGATGAGTAGGTAGATTTTCTGACTTTCAGcccaaggaagaaaagtttgTGGAAGAATTCCTGGTGATTCCTGTAGATGTTAATCTGGCCctgttttgctttctccacAGTGCTATACTGCCAGAGAATTGCCTTTCCACAGCTGTGTCAGCTCCAACCTGTTTGCCATCGTGATCTGTTCTTTTCCTCAGCAGCTGTTACTGACCCCAAGCCTTGCACATGTGcgctggttttgttttattctttcaaatgcTGTTTCAGCCTTTGCCACTTGTAAGTTCTGAATTGTGCCCTTTAATCACATTATGGTGAGTCTAAAGCACTGAATTCTGTGCATGTAATATGTGCACTTATTTCATATAAAAGATTATGAACCTGATCCAGCACTCTGTGCTCAGCTTATCAACCCCAGCAGACTTTTAAGCAAACTGTGTGTTCATTATGTACACCTGAATCAACAGCACTATAAACATGTGCAACAGCTTTGGCCAAATCCTGTCTTCAGAGACGTGGCAGAGAAAGCTTGAGCCTGCTGACTCTAGCTTGCATTGATATAGTCAACGTTGCCTAAGTAGCTTGAATTATCAGGAGCCAAATAGTCAGGCGTAGTcttgtctctcttttcttctacGTGGTTTAAATTCAGCCGTGGCATGCTTTCAGCTCATGGTGCTAAGCTCAtgatttttccctccttttagcagaaaactcttttcatagtcagtttgctttttgttgtaaTGTTATGATTCCCAGAGCTTTGGCTGTGCTGGGGCATTTGTCTAGTCTCTCCCACAGCCCAGCCATCTGTGCCTTCTCTGGGAGACAATGAAGTAGACCTGATTGTTTGAGGAGCATCTGTGCCTTCTCTTTGTCTGGGCTTGGTCTCCATCTCACAAGCGCTGCATTGTGGATGTAGCCTGTCTTCGAGAGGCTTTGTGTGAGAACTGGGATCTGCCTGCAGGAGGGCCCCACTTCTGTGACAAAAGTGTTTGAGCATGTGTTGAGCTGTAAGCATGTGTATGAAATCAAAAGGCCTTCACAGAAGTGTAAGGTCAAGTTTggctttaaatgttttcttgaagaaagCAGTGTTTCAATATACGCTTAAACACCCTCCTGAAGTGGGATTGGATATACTTGCAAAATCGGGACCTTTCAAGTGTAGCGCaacaaagcatatttttacAGTTGTGTAGAACAGAGGATGCTGCTTGAGGAAAATGAAGAGGAGTGAAAGAAGACTACAGAGGCATTGGCAGGACATTGGGTAAGATGGGCTGTTGCTTACAGTGTGAGTTGCAGCTAGGTTACTTGGTGaattaatgattttaattttatgtaatttatttaaGGTTTACAGTACTGTATGTGAAACCAGAACATTAATTGAAAATGCAGATGTGACATGGCATTCTGTCTGATAGACTCTTTTGCAAGATcaatgggaaaggagaaagtgcAGATGAAACTCAGGAGAAGCATTCATTTTACATTGCAGTGAGCTGTTAGGAAAGGATTCTGATGCCTTAGCCACACAAGGCTTGTCTCTTTGATGTCCAGGAAAAGCATCTgcattacttattttttaaaaagaaaatcttcaaaaCAATTTATGTAATTTCTTCCCAATGCTGAAGTCCAGGTATTCATACAGAAGGCTGTTAACAATCCCAGCTGCACCGAGGGTTATCAAGCAGGTTAGAACTATCAAATTCAAATAAAAGCCTGTTAAcctagaggaggaaaaaatactgttacagATTGGCTATAGTAGTGTATTTACTGTGAAACTGATTGTCCACAGTAGTTGAGAAGAGCTACATAGAATCAGAAATGTTCACTATAGCAAAACAAACTTGGGATGTCTTGATAATAAACAGTTACCAAAAGTGAGTTTTGCTGGGAAGTAGAGattcttaatattttctgtagagGAGATCTCTCCCCTGTGTCTCTAAACATTCACGTGGAAGCTGGGCACTTTTCTGTGATTGAGCTACCTCATTCCATAGTGAGAGCATCTGTAACTACAGTGGCAAACAGACTTGAGCAACTTTAAATTTAGGAGTGCAGGAGAGGAACTGCTGGGGCTGGGTGAGAGATGGGCCTGTCTCCTGTCAGTGATTGTTTGTCAGGTTCTCCCCACTATGCTGGGAGGTCAGTTTTGGATTATTGCTCTGACTTGGGCATGGATTTTTagatgcggggggggggggggggggggggaagaatgTAAAATTCAGTGGTTAGGGTACTTGTTGGGGATGGGAAAGAGTCAGATTACTTTAATTGTACAAAATGGAAAGCTCTCATAGGAGAGATGAGAAGAGAACTTCAGCTCTAACACAGAGAATTCTCTTGGCTGGCGTAAGGGAGCAGGGACTTTCCTTTGTGCCAGCTGCATGTTCTTCTGGTGTCATTCTTAGTTGTCTTGGGTGCAGACTGATCTAGTAGACGCATTTGGAAAGTTATTGCTGGATTCCCCATGTATTTGCTCTGGAAAACTCAGCCTTGCCCTCCTTTTAAGCAACAGCTGTTCACTAGTCTCCACCAATCCTTCACCCGTTTGAAGAGGAATGATATAACCTCAGTATAAAAGCTATGGAAAATAGCTTTGTAGTCTAGCCTATTGCTGCTGCAGGATTAGTCACTATCAAAAAAAGCCATGTTTATGGTCTGATTGTTTCATATATTTCTCCAAAAATATGGATTCccaagccttttatttttataactggCATATATCCTGGTACTTTTTATGACTGATCTGTGTGTTGGATGAGGAGCCTTAGGTTAGGGCCCATAAGATAATAAAGTGGCTTCAGAGAggcaagaaataaattatacttGAGTGTACACTCATGTGGTGGAAGGGTGTTTTGCTGATGTTCATATTTTTTGAAGCAGAGTTAATGTTTCCAGGTGCTGTGCACTTAACATTCATTAACTTACTCTTATCTGAAGCTGTGTTTTGTTATCTGTTTGGTGAAAGTTCATCTGCCTACAAGACCAGATTTGCTTGCTTCCTTTAATGTGTTTTGTATGGTTAGAATAAGTGGATTAATTTGAcaaactgaggaaaaatgagAATAGCAGACAAGCAGGTACTGTGTATGCCATGTCTCAGCAGTTTCCCATCATACAGTAATCCTGAGCTGCAAAACTGTACTTCTGCCTTCAGTCCCCTTTGAGTCTGGTTGCTGATATGCTGTTCAATACAAAGCAGGCACCCATGAGGTGTTACATGGAGAGCATCAACCCTTTTGTGTCTCATGACCTGTAGCACCTGCAAGTCTTAACCTAGGCTTCTACTGTAACAGGCAGCCTGTCTCCCTGAGGGTTTTTGTTTCAGACCTCTTGCTGACACTTTACACATGTTGCATTCAGTTATAATCACTTTTCACTGCCAGTCCCTGGCGCTAAGCCCAGCTTCATACCACAGCCTGGAGCTTTCAACTTGCATGCAGATGGTAACTCCTTACCTTCCTTTTATAGATGCTACATAACCATGGAAGTACTTGTAGCGGGCAAATATGTATGTCAGACCCAGAAAGGAAGCCAATTCTAGGAGAGAGAAGATAGAAACCATATCAATGAGGATCGTAGGCAGTTAGTCACTTTATGTTTTTTAGTTATGTAACTCTGGGCATTTTCATAGCTATTCATACCCTGGGGAGTAATATTGTgaaagaaatacacacacaaatatatgtaatatttcTTAAGCATTCACTACAGAAGGCTCTTGATACGGATTTACTGGTAGGGGTGAGCATAGGCCAGCATAGcctccctctttcttcccccccgcccccccccccccccccaaaaaaaaaaaaaaaaaaaaaaagatctagaaCCATTCCCGAGAAAGATGATCTCAAAAATTGACAGCAATCTGTAGTCCCCAGAGTTTGGTTATCCCAGAAACAGGGTAGTGTTGGAGCACTGCTATTTTATACTGTTACGGCCGTTCACATTAAAGGAAAGTGTTTGCTTTGGAGAGAAAGTCTTATTTATGTTGTTAATAACCTCTTTGCATTTATATAGCACCTTTATCCAAGGACATGAGAAAGCTGTACTGATGTTAGTTTGCTGACCTCCCTGTGGGAAGAGCATAAAGTTCCCTCCATTTGATAGATGGATCAGGGTGTATAAGGTCAATTGTATTATCCAGGACTAAGCATTGCCAGTTactttggtttttgtttggggattttttcaGACCATGTAAGTAAGTAGTATAGAGGATGATTTTTACTCTGTTCTGATTTAACTCCAGTAAATGTACTTATGGGAGCTgcttagctgaaaaaaatacttacaagGGAAGTTAATgtaatcttcctttttttccatgtgacaGTGCATATCTGTGTTGCTGTTAGTGAATGTGATTTTCCTTGATTCAAGTGTCTGCCTTTGAGCACATGTACTATCCCTTATTCAATTTGCTGACTGAAGTGGTGTTAACTCTTGCAGTTACAGTGGTGCAGTGGAGATGAGAATCTATCTGTAAGGGagccccaaaacaaaacaactgcTTTGGAGCAAACATagaaaatggagaggaaagctaattttttttcaggaagttcAGTGAGGTGCAAactaattttcctttctccagataCACAGGCTCTGTGCTTCCAAAACATCACTTAGGGGAGAGTTAATAAGGGAAAAGTTGAAGGTTAGACTCTGTTGCAAGTTTTAGCTCTCCAAAAGTCTACCCCATCACTGTTAGACTCCATGGATCTACCTTGGAAAGTCCAACAGAGTGAGAGGTTAGAAAATCCAGCAGTATCTGAGTTCAGGAGAGTTGGCCAAAAATGACCTGCTTAGGTGCTTaagaaaatgtaatgtttttcCTAAGTCTTCTCTGCACACCTGAAGTGTAGTAGCTACCCATATGTGGAGATGCTGCTGTTTTGTCTGAGCTTGAACTCTCAGTGCTAGCTTGTGCTAGTCCCAAAGCAAATGAGTCATAGCCCAGTGGTTCTGTCACTCATCTGGTATGTAAAATCCCAAAGATTTGCTGGCTTGAACTGTCTCCTTCAGCCAGGGGTTCAGCTACAGGGATAACTGTTAGTGGGAAGCATCTGGGAACCGCTTTTCTAAATGACTCACCCTGGAAATCCACTGAATGATTGAAAAATAGGGTATGTTCCAGGATTTGcagagaaaagtaaaagctAGTGGGGCTATGTAAAATGCCATGATTATTTAGGAGTTCAATATAGTCCTCCAAAAGGAGCACTCAGTGATATAAACGTAATGAagttaaaggaagaaaaacgtGTCTACAGTAATTGACCACCTGATACAAccaaactatattaaaaaaaaaaaacttttcctttgaaaataaagtgtgtttaccttgattaaaaaaacatcCTGCAATCCAGAGGGCAGCCAGGAATATTGGATAAAACTCTGCACAGTTTtgtctgcaaaataaatttggaaGAACATTGttgtggagaagaaaaaggaattgtGGGTGGGATTTTCAAGGACAGTCAGCCTTGGCCTAATTTTGTTCCCTTTAAAGTTAATGCCATCAAATCTAGTGAGAGCGCAGTCAGGCCAGCATTAGGTACCCTTAAGAAAACATTCTTTGTAATTTCAGATACGAACATTaactatttcaaatatatttgtggTTATTTAAGCTTAGACAAGGATCTGGATCCCAATTACATAGAAGTGCTTAAGAGAACCTGAAATCAAGTGTCTGTGCACAACAGAGACAGGAATTCAAACACATCCCCTGATGTTAATCACTCATCTCCATATTCTACTTGCAAGTTTTATGGGTCAGCATTCCCCAAACTGCAAGAGGAAGCATGGAGGTGTGTAGGCAGAGTGCTCAGCTGAGCCCAAGGCCTCTGTGAAGTGCTTTTAGGCATAAGCAGGACACGATAGCTCTTCTCGTGGTTAAAACAATATCTTCATTTGTGGACATCATCAGTTTTCACACCAATATTTTGTTGGGTTATCTCTTCTTGATTGTCATTCAGAATGAATTTCTCTCTAACAATTTAGGCAACCTTCTTTATCTAATATATACTGTTGTCTGATACATTATCTAATATATTCTCTGTCTATTTTTTGTTATCCAATAGAACTGTGATTACAGTTGATGTATTGTTTAAACATACTGTGTTAAATATGAATACTTATGCTTAAGGGCATTAGCTAATCGCTAGCTGAAGCCCTTTAGGAACACACCATGTTTTTAGACAAGTTATCCCACAATTATCCACTGGGACAGACCGAGGTTTTCTGTGTTCCTGTCTAACTGTTTTGTGTTGGGCATAGCCCAAGAATCAGAATTTGAACAATGACTGGTTTAAATGGGCTAAACTTATCCCGTTATCATTGAAAGAATAGCTGAACCATTTAAAAAGTGATCTGTCTGtaactgcattatttttcatttcttgagcAAAGGATGCAAGAAACAGGTAGTTTCTTTCAGATAAGGTTTTTTGCTTATCTTCTGGactgaatcttaaaaaaaaaaaaaactatagaaAAGTTAGAAATCCTGGAAGTTTGGGGAAATTATAGATATTAAAAATCCTTAATATCGAGCCTGTTATTCAACAGAGGAAAATGCGTAGATTTTTGTAATGTGTATCTATAAATTACATACAAATATGAATATAAGCCTTCTAAAATCAAGATTTGAGAAGTATCATAAATGTAAGAATCCATTGAAATACATGTACAATACTTAGTGCAATTACTTTCTCAAATCAAGTCAATGGCTCCACAAATGGTAGTGATTAGCCCTGGATCACAACCGTTTCATGTAAGAGCAGAGTTGTGGCAAGTATAATTCCATAGAGATATGCATAGATGAGAGTTCACCAGTAGTTGAAATGTAGTGTCATAACATAGAGCAGAAGAtaaataaagttttttaaagctcattttACCTTGGAATTCTTTAGTGCCACATGAATTAGGTGAATAGAGATGTTATTCTTTGCCACCATTGTAGGAATTTCAGAACTTACTGTGCACGAAATGTTCTGTCAAATTCTGGAGCTCCAGTGACAGCTGGGGGCATGATCTTGTGCTTCATTCTTGATTTTCCCACCAGCCAAGCAAAATGGCCtgtaagcaaaaataaaggctTGTGTATTATACagtgtttctttaaataaataaaattaaaaaaaaaatcagcaactcTGAGTCCTTAACATACATCAGTCATTTACAATGtcaatcatttttaaatcaaaatgattgTTCTTTGCATTTCGTATGGTAGAAGGAGAACAGTATTAGATTTTCCACTTCAAAAATTCAAGTCTTAACCTCAAACATGACTGACTtatgaagaaggagaaaaattaatgtttcagGAATATATGCATTCTCTTAGCATTTGCTGAAACAAGCTATAGCTTAAATATCCTTCTGCTTTGTCTAAATTGTAGAACTGCGCAGCCTAGGAGCAGTCTAGTTACACTACAATAGTGTGCTATGTTAGTAGTATCACAATAACCAAACTACCCTGATGGAGGTCACCCACGTTACTTGTTTAAATAGTGTAcgatcattttattttagtggtATTAAGAACTGTGGAACTTGGCATATAGGGTCTTACATGCTCTGGAAGCAAAAATTTGGTAGcaccttttaaaatgtgtttagcAATGTCTTATACTGCAtgcttttccatctgttttgcATCTTGAACTGTCAAAATTCTGTATATTGGAAGGAGAACAGAGCTGCAACTGGAGAGTCCATAGTCTGTTCCCTGCTCTCCACCCCACCTGCTGGAGAGCTGATCTGTTGGAGAGCCCAGGCTGTTTCCACTTCCACTGACTGGGGCTGATAATACTTAACCTGtcttgcaaagcatttttaagatCTGGTGCAGTGCTGTGAACAACTGAGGTTGCCTACTGAAAAGTGACTAAATatcaactgcaaaaaaaaaaaaaaaaaaaaaaaaaaaacaagagagagagagagtgtgccTATTTACACCTATGCCCTCTGACCTTTTTTCCTAGGATCTCTTCTGATATGTATATGTGTCTCATTTTTACTGGTATTCTCATTGCAGAAGTCTGCCTTTAAAAGTTGAGCAGAGGCTCACAAGGACAAAAGGCTAGAAAGTTGCTTAATCTTTGGATAGCAATTTTCAGTAGGCAGCGGATCTACTGGGCATCTCCCTGTTTGACTTTAAAACTCTCTGGATATCTGGAGTTCTTTTTCTGGGCATGTCACAACCACGCTGTGTGAGAAGCTCACTATCTACCTTTTTACCTGAACTTTGTCCAGATCCAGAAACTAGGCACCTGTTTGAGCTCACTGAAAAGATTAGTCTGATGGGCAAGCTCAGAGCCTAGTTGCTGTCCTCCCTTCAGAGAGCAGTGGCATTAAAACACAGCTAGAGATATTAGTGGTGCTGCCCTGTGCAGCTTTCATGCCTCAGCCTTGTGGTCAAAGCCCTTTTCCCAAAAAGGCATTTTCCCATCTGTCTTCTCTCTGTATAGGTAATTATGTGCTGCAGGTGACCTCTTAACCTTTTCCTCCAGAGACCAGCCAGAGCATCTCAGATATCTCACTATAAGACAGGTTTATGAGACCTTTCATTGTATTTGCATCCAGCAGGGCCTCCTCCACTCCCACCCACACATCTCTTGTTATTTTTGGTGATGCAGCCATTATTTGACACCTTAAAGCATTTTCAGAGGGGAAGAATGGCAGTGGGGAGGGTTTAGGGACCTTGCTTTAGAGACTGAAACTCATGGAAGCACAAGAATGcttttttgagaaatattttcctgggaAGTGTAACTGAACAGTTGCTTTTTGACCTTTGCCACCCACGTAATTACTTTTATTGGTGACAAGTTGTACATGCTGGCAAATCCTGCCTGGCTTATCAGTCAAAAGTGCTAGGCAAGCCTTAGCATTTCATGGCAATAGCATTTCCAGCTAGCAAtgtgtatttgcttttctggtGCGTGGAGCTGTATGATTCTTCCCACCTGTCTGGGACCAGGGATTCTTCTACTGAGGAACTAAGGGAAGTTGAGGCAGCTCATCACATCTGAACTAGCTGAAAGAGCCTTGAATGGATGCTGGGCAAAATAATCTTTCTCGGGGGAGTAAGAAGATAAGGACATTGTATGGGCCAGattgtgtttcagtttgctcAGTACAACTAACCAAGGCAAATCCTTAAGGCCATGGTATAGCCCCGGTCTCAGCTGTAATGCATTTTGCCCTTGGTACTGCCAGGTTGGCAAGGTTCTAGTTTGAGAGATGGAGATGTGCAAGTGGGACAATCTGCTGTATGCAGAAACAGATCTATAAAGAAGCTATGCTGATAGTAAGGCCATTATTGTAAAATCCACCTCTTCAGTAGCTTTCCACTGTGATCAGTAAGAACTTTGCTTGAATTGGGGATGAGTGGGCTTTTACATGCTACTAAAAACCAAGCCAGGCCACTGTGTAATGGGAGAACTAGAGTCATGTCTGTCACCTTAAAAGAAAAGGTGAGCCTAGTGTGCCGGACAGGTGCCAACCAGGGGCTTGCAAAGAGGTGAGTAGAGGGataattactgtattttctgttaacCGCATAGGTCTTGACTTCTAGTTCCTTTGTGGTGAATAAAAAGCAGTGATAACAGTCCAAATTTAAGTTTTGTGATTATGGTTTAATGGACTAAAGTAAATAGTATAGGAGTGGGAGAGCTCTTCTGCCCCACCCACTGGAGGTACTGTAGTGAGGACTCTAGAAAGCGTTGCAGCAGGAGTATGTAAGGATTTTCATAGCCTTTTCTTTATCCAGCCCTGCTCTGTATCAAGTTGTTCAGTTGTTGCAGGCTAACTTACATGACTTAGCTAGCTGTGAAGTATACTTGACTTGCccttgtttgccttttttttttttttttttttttttttttctttcattttcaggtgGTATTTATGGTTA is a window encoding:
- the MGST2 gene encoding microsomal glutathione S-transferase 2; the protein is MAGDLVLLAAVSLLSAFQQCHFAWLVGKSRMKHKIMPPAVTGAPEFDRTFRAQQNCAEFYPIFLAALWIAGCFFNQELASFLGLTYIFARYKYFHGYVASIKGRLTGFYLNLIVLTCLITLGAAGIVNSLLYEYLDFSIGKKLHKLF